Part of the Flavobacterium sp. MDT1-60 genome, TCCGCTAACGTCTGCAGGAGAATATAAATTTGTTTACAAGATTTGTGAGAAGCTAAACCCAAACAATTGTGATGATGCAATCATAACTATTGTTGTTGTTGCGGCTCCAATTGTTGCAGAAGATGATGTTCCTTTTGAAGCTTTAATTGGATTTACAGGAAATTCAAACACTATAAATGCTTTAGGGAATGACACTTTAGATGGTGTTGTAGTAAATTCTTCAGAAGTTGAAATAAATGTTCTAATACCGGCAACTTCTATAAATGGAAATCCTGTTCCAATTTTAAATCCCCTAACCGGAAATGTTAATGTTCCGGCGGGTACTCCGGCAGGCAGCTATTCTATAACTTATCGTTTAACTGAGAAATTAAATCTTGCCAATAACGATACAGCAGTTATAATAATAGATGTTATAGCTGCGGCTATTGAAGCAAATGATGATACCGTTGCTAATATTAATGGTTATATCGCAACAGGGAATGCAATCAATGTTTTAATTAATGATACGCTAAATGGACTAAGTACAAACTTAAATCAGGTAACTGTTACAGTTGATGCTCCTGCAAAATCAATCAATGGTGGGCTGGTTCCTGTCCTGCAGCCATTAACCGGCATTGTAAGGGTCCCGGCAGGAACTCCTGAGGGAAATTATGAAATCAAATATCACATTTGCGAAAAAATAAACCCAGCCAATTGTAATGATGCAATAGTATTTATTAATGTAGTTGGCGCACCAATTGACGCAGTTGATGATGATATTTCTTCAATTCCGGTTAATGGATTTGCAGGATCAGCAAATGTGGTGAATGCTTTGACTAATGATACTCTTAACGGAATTGCTATAATTCTGTCCCAGGTAACCATAAGTAATGTCATTCCGGCGAGTGCTATTAATGGTGGGGCAATTCCGGTATTAGATGCAACAAACGGATATGTTAGCATTCCTGAAGGTACAACAGCAGGCACTTATTTTATTACTTATCGTCTAAACGAGAATATGAATCTTTCAAATTTTGATACTGCAACCATAACGATCGCTGTTACAGCTCCAAATATTATTGCTAATAATGATTCTGTAGTTAATATTAATGGATGCAATGGAGCAAATGATGTAATAAATGCTATTACAAATGACAGATTAAACAGCATGGATATTCCATTAATTAAAATTGATATTACATCAGTCAGTACAACAACGCCTGCAAATTATGTTTCAGGAAATCCAATTCCGGTACTGAATGTAATAACGGGAAATGTAGACGTACCTGTAGGAACATCAGGAGGAACTTATACCATTCATTACAAAATTTGCGAAAAATTAAACCTTTCAAATTGCAGTGAAGCAGATATTGTTTTAAATGTTTCAGCAACAATAATTGATGCCAATAATGATCTTGCGAGTAATATTAATGGATATACAGGAGCTTACAATGTTATTAATGCTGTAACAAATGATCAGCTTAATGGTGTGCCTGTTCAGGCACTTCAAATTGATATTCATTTAATAAACACAATAGTGCCTGCAACTTCAACAAATGGAATTGTGCCAGTATTAGATTTGTCTACCGGAAATGTTGACATTCCAGCTGGAACTTCGGGAGGAACTTACACAATTCAATATGAAATTTGCGAAAAATTAAATCCAGTCAATTGTAGCCAGGCAATAATTGTCGTTATTGTGAACGCGCCTCAAATTAAAGCTGAAGATGATTTAATTTCTAACGTTGGGGGTTTTCCCGGTGCACCAGAAGTAGTGAATGCTTTAACTAGCAATGATAAATATAACGGAGCATTTTTAAGTGATATTAATTTAGTAATAAGTACTATTGTATCTCCTGCAACATCAATTAATGGAGGTGTAGTTCCTTTCTTCTTGCCTGCAACCGGGCTAGTTACTATTCCGCAAAGAACGCCCGCGGGAACTTATCAAATTAAATATGCAATCTGTGACAGGTTAAATCCTTTAAATTGTGATGAAGCAACTATCACTGTTCTTGTAGTAGTGCCGCCAATTGTTGCAAATGATGATTTTGTAGATAATATTAACGGAAATACAGGGGCAAATAATGTATTAAACGCTTATGATAATGATACTTTAGATGGCAATCCTATCACAATTTTGAATTCAGGAGGTACATTAGTTTCCGGACCAGCTACTATCAACGGTGCTCCCGTTCCTTTATTTAATGCTGTGACAGGAAATGTAGATGTTCCGGCAGGTACGCATGCGGGAGAATACTTTATTGTTTATAAAATTTGCGGCAAATTAAATCCATTTAATTGTGATGAAGCTGTGATTAAAATTAGAGTGGTTCCCGCACCAATAGACGCAGTTAATGATAACGCTTCTGGAATCAATGGATTTGTTGGGACAACAAATGCTATTAATGTTTTAGATAATGATACTTTAAACGGAGTTTTAGTTATTCCGGCAGCTGTACTTATTAGCAATGTTATTCCGGCAACAGCAATAAACGGAGGAGCAGTACCAGTATTAGACGCTGTAACGGGTATTGTTAATGTTCCGGCAGGAACAACTCCGGGAGCCTATACAATTACATACATGCTTCGGGAAGTATCAACCTTGAGCAATAATGATACAGCTACTGTTACAATTGTAGTTGCTCCGCTTGTTATAGAAGCCAACGATGATATTTTGGCAAATAGTAACGGGTATATCGCAACAAATAATGCGATCGATGTTTTAGCAAATGACACACTTAACGGGGTATCAGCCAGTTTAAGCAATATTACTATCAGGGTTGATGGTGTTGCAACGCCAATTAATAACGGACCAGTTCCAATATTCGATCCTTTAACTGGAAAAGTGCATATTCTGGCTGGCACTCCGGCAGGTAATTATGAGATTAAATATCATATCTGCGAAAATCTAAATCCAGTCAATTGTAATGATGCAACTGTCTATATTAAAATTATTGGAGCACCAATTCTTGCTGTTGATGACACAGCAACCAATGTTAATGGGTATATAGGTGCAGGCAATGTTATAAATGCAATTACAAATGACTTGCTAAACGGAGCGACAGTTCAATTAACGCAAATAAATATCAATTCAATAAATACTGCAACTCCGACAGATTATGTTGCAGGAAATCCTGTTCCGGTTCTGAATACCGAAACAGGAAGTGTAGATGTATCTGCAGAAACTTCAGCAGGAACGTATACAATTCACTATAATATTTGCGAAAAACTGAATCCAACAAATTGTAGCGAAGCAAATATTATTGTTGTCGTAAATGCAGCTAAAATAATTGCTAATAATGATATTGATATCACTGTCAACGGTTATATTGGAAATCCAAATGCATTAAATGTTTTAGAGAATGACTTTTTTAATGATTCTTCAATTGAAGCTAAAAAAGCAAAAGTAGTTGCTATAAATAGTAGCCAAATCACCATTGCAATTTTAGATCCGGCAGATCCTATTAACGGAAATCCAAATATTCCTGTTTTAGATCCTGCAACCGGAATCATAAATGTTCCTCCGCAAACTCCGGCTGGATTATATACTATTCAATACAGGATTGCAGAGAATTTAAATCCATCAAATTTTGATGACGCTACAGTATTTGTTACAGTTACAGCAACGGCAATTGAAGCCAATAATGATACTGTGTTAAACATAAATGGTTTTAACGGTCAGGCCAATGTTGTAAATGCCATTACCAATGATAATTTAAATGGATTGGCAACGCTATTATCTGAGATTACTATTGGAGTTGTGACACCAGCTACACCAATTAATGCTGGCCCAATACCAATATTAGATCTTGTTTCAGGACAGGTAAGTGTTCCGGCAGGCACGCCAAGCGGAACGTATACGATTCGTTATTCTATTTGCGAAAATTTAAATCCAATAAATTGCAGTCAGGCAGAAATTATTGTAACGGTTATTTCAGGGCCAATTATAGCCAATGACGATGCCGCAACCGGAATCAATGGTTTAGACGGAGCTGTCAATGTGGTAAATGTTTTAACAAATGATTTATTAGAGAATGTGGCACCAACTTTATCTCAGGTTAAAATAACGGTTTTGTCTCCTGCGAATCCTGTTTCCGGAGCAGTAGTTCCGGTACTGAATGCAACAACAGGTTTGGTAAGTGTTCCGGTCGGTACATCATCCGGAATATATACTATTGTTTATGGAATTTGTGAGAATCTGAATGCTGTAAATTGTGATCAGGCGGTCATTAAAATCTCGGTTTCGCAACCTGGAATTGCATTGGTTAAACAAGGTGTTTTCTCTGATACTAATGGCGATGGTTACGCGCAACCCGGAGAATTGATTCGCTATTCTTTCCGTATTACAAATACAGGAACCATAGATTTGACTAATGTTACGGTTACAGATCCAAAAGTAACTATTGCCGGAACTCCAATCGCAACGTTGGCAGCAGGACAGTTTAATACAACCAATTACACAGGAACTTATATAGTAACACAAGCTGATATCAATGCAGGATTTGTTGTTAATCAGGCTTTGGTTAGAGCTCAACCTACTGTTGGAACTGCTATTCAGGATTTATCAGACAGTAATGATCCGACACTTATAGGGAATGATGATCCAACGGTAACGCCAGTTATTCAGCTTAAAGATTTAACGTTAATTAAAGGAGGACAATTAACTGGAAACGGAGACGCTGGTTCTCTAATAAATTACAGCTTCACCGTGAGAAATTCAGGAAACGTACCTCTTTCGAATGTTACTATAACAGATCCGATGTTGACTACAAGTTCAATACTGGTAACGCCAAGCACGTTAGCACCTGGCGCAACAGGAACTGCGACGGCTTCTTATACAGTAAAAGCAAGCGATGTTGCGAATGGAGAAGTAATAAATACCGCCCTTGCGATTGGTGATGATCTACAGGGAAAACCTGTTACAGCTGTTTCTGATAGTACCGACCCGACACTAGCCGGTGATGATGATCCGACAGTTATTGATTTGACGGTACGACCTTCAATAGCCCTGGTTAAGACAGCACTATTTAATGATGAAAACAAAAATGGTTATGCAGAAACAGGAGAGACAGTAACCTACCGCTTTGCAGTTACCAATTCCGGAAATGTTGACTTAGTAAACATTGTTGTAAAAGATCCTAAACCCGGAATTACCATTTCCGAAGTTCCGATCAGCTTGAAACAGGAAGAAAGCAATACCAATGCTTTTGTTGGCAACTATGTGCTAACTGCAGCTGATATTGATGCCGGCCTTGTAGAAAATCAGGCTGAGGTTACTGCCTTGAGCGCTAACGGGCTAACAGTAAAAGATCTTTCTGATGATAATTCTATTTCAGAAGATAACCCTACAATTCTTCCTTTAAACGCTTGTAAAGTTACAATTCACAATGCCTTTTCTCCAGATGGTGATGGTAAAAACGAGATCTTTAAAATAGATGGCATCGAATGTTATGCTAACGCGTATGTACAAATTTATGACCGTTGGGGAGTTCTGGTTTATGATGCTTATAACTATGATAACAATGCAGTAGCGTTTAGAGGTATTTCTGAAGGAAGGGCCACCATCAATAAGCAAAAAGGATTGCCGGACGGAACTTATTTCTATGTCATTACTTACACCACATATATGAATGAACCAGTAAGTAAAACGGGATATTTATATCTTTCCGGGAAGAATTAATTAGAATATTAATTTTAATAATTTTCTACGTGCTTAAAAATGCCCGGAATAAAATTTTCCATATTGATAATTTTCATGAAAATAAATTTACTGTTTATCAAAAAGTAGGAATTATAGAAAAAATCAGAAATCTTATAAAATTTTAAGCGTTTTACCGACTCGGTATTTTATAAAAGATTCTGAAGATCGTATAAAAGATAATACACGCTGTAAGTTTAATTTTAAGCTTAATTTTTAAATGGAGAAATCATGAGATCAATATGGACAGGTTCAATCAGTTTTGGTTTAATAAATATTCCGGTAAAATTATTTTCAGCCGTACAGGAAAGTAACCTCGATTTGGATATGCTGGATTCAAAAGATCATTCAAACATTACTTTTAAAAGATTTAATGAAAGTACAGGCAAAGAAGTAACATATGGAAATATCATTAAAGGCTACAAAATTGAAGACAAATATGTAATTCTGGAAGATGAAGATTTTCAGGCTGCCGATGCGGTAAAAACCAAAACAATAGATATTCAAAGTTTTGTGGCTGAAAAAGATATTGACAGTATATATTATGAGCAGCCTTATTTTTTGGAACCTGACAAAGGCGCAATGAAAGCCTATGCATTGCTTCGTGATGCACTTGCAGAATCTGGAAAGGTAGGGGTAACCAGTTTTGTTCTCCGAAATAAAGAAAGTCTGGCTATTTTAAAACCCTATAAAAATGTTATTGTTTTAAACCGAATCCGATTCGAACAGGAAATTAGAGATCCATCCGAATTAAAACTTCCTCCAGTTGCTAAAACCAGCGCGAAAGAAATTAATATGGCTGAAAAATTAATTGATCAGCTTACCGAAAGATTTGACATCAGTAGTTTTAAAGATGAATATACAGCTAAACTTTTGGATATTATTAAAAAGAAAGCCAAAGGAAAAGTAACCAAAAAACCGGCAGAACTTAAAGTGGTTCACAAACAATCTGATGATCTTATGGAAATGCTGAAAGCAAGTTTAGAAACTAAAAAGAAAAAGTCTTCTTAACCTCTGTCGCGATCTTCAATTTTTTTAATGATCTTTTTAACGTTAGCCCCTTTTTGTAAAACGGGTGTCCATAGATCTCCCTTTTTTTCAAAACGGTTTAATACATTATTTATGGTAAATTGCGATGGATGTAATTTGTTATTTACTTCGCTCCATTCTAAAGGAGTTGAAACTGTCGCACCCGGTTTAGGACGAACAGAGTACGGCGCCGCTAAAGTTTGAGCACGTCTGTTTTGTAAATAATCAATATAAATTTTACGATCTCTTTTTTTAATGCTGCGTTCTAAAGTTGTTGTATCCGGTAAACGCGATTGCACTTCTTTGGCTATTAATTCAGCTAAAATCTTTGTTGAATCGTAATCGTATTGTGCTCCTAACGGAATATAAACATGGAGTCCGGTAGATCCTGAAGTTTTGCATAAACATTCGGTTTCCAATTCATCCATGACTTCTTTTACGGTCAAAGCTGTTTTTACGACTTCGGTAAAATCTTGATTGTCAGGATCAATATCAATAACGAGCCAATCCGGATTATCAAGATGCTGAATAGTAGAATTCCACGGATTGATTTCAATACAGCCTAAATTGGCCATATAAAGTAAGGTTTCTTTATTGTTGCAAATAAGATAGTTTATGTCTGCATCATTCGATTCAGAGAATATCTTTTTTGTTTTTAACCAGGACGGACTTTTTTCTATATCAACTTCTTTTTGATAAAAACTGGTGCCATCAATTCCGTTAGGAAAACGATTCATTGATTGTGGTCTGTTTTTTAAATATGGAAGCATCAAATCAGCAACTTCATTATAATATTGAACAACATCTCCCTTGGTAATTTTATCATCAGGAAAATAAATTTTATTCTGATTGGTTAGATGAAGTACTGTTTTGCCCACTTTTAAATCATAATCATCCTCTGTTTTATTTTTTTTAATATCCTCCATTTTTTCTTCTTCTTTTAATTCAGTTGGATTTTTAACATTCGTTGGTAAAAAAACTTCATTCGGCTTTTTATCTATTCTCAGACCGAGATAGACAGGATGTCTGAGGCGTTTATCATCTGTCCATTCAGAAAATTTTATCTGACAAACTAATTTTGGTTTTACCCATTGAATGGTATCTCTAAGGCCCGTTTTTTCGCTCAAAGGCGAATCGGTAATAAAAAAGGGTTGTAGTTTAGTGTACAATTCCTCAAGTATTTGTTCCGTAAAACCGGTTCCGCATTTTCCAATATATTGAAGTCTTTTTCCATAATATTGCGCCATCAAAATGGCACCAAAATGCTTTCTCGAATTTTTTGGTTCTGTAATTCCTATGATAATCGCTTCTTCCTGATTGGCGGTTTTAATTTTAAGCCAGTCATGACTGCGTTTGTCTGATAGATAAATGCTATCTGCTTTTTTAGCAACAATACCTTCGTCTGTATTTTTTGTAGCGAGTTCAAATTGTTTTATACCGTCGCCAATAGTATGGTCGGCATAAAAAATATTTGAAAAATTATATTTATTAAATAAAATTTTCAATAGTTCTTTTCGGTCAAGAGTAGACAAATTGGTGACAAGATTTCCGTCTAAACTAAGTAAATCAAATACATAATATTTTAGGTTTCCAAAACCTGTTTTAAGGTAATTTTGAAGCAATTGAAAACTTGCTTTGCTTTTTTCATCTTCAACGACAACTTCTCCATCTAACACAACCGCATGATCAATTTTTTTTAATTCTTCTGCAATGGGTTTAAAATTAGTATTGAAAGAGATTTCATTTCTACTATATAATTCAACATCATCATTTGGGTTGATAACTGCAATAGTTCTGTAACCATCATACTTATTTTCAAATATCCAATCTTCATCATCAAATGCCTTATCAGTAATTGTGGCTAACATCGGTTTAATGAATTCAGCAGCTTTACCAGACTTTTTAGCTGTTTTTTCGGTTTGTTTTTCCTCTTCTTTAGAATCAGGAATTATTTCAGTAGCTTTTTCTCCCAATTGATCTAACGTTCTTTTAGAAATAACCGATTTATCTTTTCGTAATATGTCATTATCGTTGACATATTTATCATTTTTCTTGATTAATAACCAGGCATTTTCCTGTTTTCCATTTAATTTTACCAATGAAAATTCACCTTTAAGTTTTTCGCCATTAAGAACAAAGCTCAACCGGCCTTTTTTTAAATTTGCCAATAACGTTTTTTCAGGTGATGTTGTTTTTTCTGATGGAGTATAAGTTCCGTTATCCCAGACAATAACATTTCCGGCACCATAATTTCCAGCCGGAATAGTACCTTCAAAATCCTTATAACTGTACGGATGATCTTCAACCATCATAGCGAGACGCTTAACATCAGGATCCATTGAAGGTCCTTTTGGAACTGCCCAACTTTTAAGAACACCATCCATTTCCAGCCTAAAATCATAATGCAAATGCGAAGCTGCATGCTTTTGCACCACAAAAATTAATTTGTTTAGTGATTTTTCAACTTTACCTTTGGGTTCCTGTGTTTGTTTAAAATCTCTTTTTTTATTGTATTTGGAAAGTGACATAGGTTAGAATTGATGAGTTAGATAAATGAGTGAACTGTCTCAAACTATAGAAATAATAGCTTAAAATTTTAAATGATTATTATACTGGTTAATATAACAAATATAGAATTGAAAAGGAAGAATTTTTTTATAAGATTCTGTCTGACGATTTCATAATTATCAGATTTTATTGCAAATAATCAGCCTGCTATTGCCAACGGTTTGAGTCACCAGAGATAATTATTGTCACGATTTGTTATGCTACAGTCTAATTTGTTTTTAACATAGCCAACGGTTTCAACCGTTGGGAAACGAAATGTAGTATCACAAAGTACCTTCTTATTAAAATTATTTGCACTGACTTACAATAAATTGTATAAGTTCTACGATTAATTATGTAAGATTTTCTATATTTTATTTTAGAACTTCGTCTCTAATTTTATTACCAAATAATTTATATTAACCTTTAACCTACTAAATACAATGCGACACTTTAATTATATTGCTGTTTTTTCGAGCGCTTTGCTAATTGCATGTAGCTGCTCTAACGATAATCCTGCTACAAATCCGGATCCCGGAACACCGACAAATCCGGTAGAAAATAATCCGGCTAATACAACTTATAGTCCGGCTTTTTCAGGGCAAACGCGAATTGGTGGTTTACAAACGAATACTAGTTATGAAGGAAAAGTTATTACTTCAGCACTAACTGCTCCCTGGGGTGTAAAAAGTCTTCCTGACGGCAGATTACTGATTACTCAAAAAGCAGGAACGATGCGTATTGTTAAAGTTACCGGAGAGGTAAGTGCTCCAATTACAGGTATTCCAACGGTGAATCCGGCAGGGCAGGGCGGATTATTAGGTTTATGTCTTGATCCTGAATTTTCTTCAAACCGAATGATTTACTGGGTTTTTTCTGAAGCATCAACAGGAGGAAATCAAACTTCAGTTGCCAAAGGAAAATTATCAGCAGATGAAAAAACAATAGAAGGAGCGGTGGTAATTTATCGCGCTAATCCTGCAAATCCGAGTGATTTGCATTATGGTGGACGTATACTTTTTGACCAAACCGGAAATTTGATTGTAAGTACCGGAGAACGCTCTGTATTACAAACAAGACCGTTGGCACAATCTGTTACAGCGGGATTGGGAAAAGTAATCAGAATTACAAAAAATGGACAAGCTGCAACAGGTAATCCAACTTTTACACAAGCCGGAGCTTTACCGGAATTATATAGTATTGGTCACAGAAATCCGCAAGGATTAGCACTTAATTCGGTAACTGGAGAAATCTGGTTGTCTGAGCACGGACCAAGAGGAGGAGATGAAATTAATCGCCTGAAAGCAGGTGCAAATTATGGATGGCCAACGATTACTTACGGAATCGAATACAGCGGAGAAAAAGTAGGAGCCGGAATTCAAAAACAAGATGGTCTGGAACAACCTGTTTATTATTGGGATCCGGTAGTATCGCCAAGCGGAATGACTTTCTACACAGGAAATCGTGTTCCTGAATGGCAAAATAACCTTTTTATTGGTGCATTAAGTGGTATGCACATTGTTCGTCTGGCTATAGAAAACAATAAAGTTGTTGGCGAAGAAAGACTTCTTGCCGGAGAAGGTCAACGCTTTAGAGATATTACACAAGGAAATGATGGCGCGTTATATGCAGTTACAGATCAGGGTCGACTTTATAAAATTGACAAGAAATAAAAATATTAGAAATGTAAAATAAAAATGGCGTTATTATACGCCATTTTTTGTTTTGTAAATTAGTGTGAAAGAAGATTTTCCTTGTTGGATTTTTAGATCACTTTGGGGCAAAATAAGTATTTGTTAGCAAAATGACCGTTAAGGAAATAGCATAGACTGCAGTCGCAGTAAGGGCAAAAATAATATGGGCGACGAATAATTGTATGTAATAACCTCTCAAATTGAATGGAGGCTGATAATGTGAAATTTTAAAGAGAATTATCCAGCTGAAGACACCGACAAAACCACTTGCAACGCCCAATAAAAGAGCGTCTAAAAAGGATAATTCTAATATATTACGCGCCCAAAAATAATGGTAAACAATTACTAAAAACACTCCAATTCCGTAGTGTAGCAACCAACTCAATGTGTTTTTGGAAGCATTTGAGAGATTGATTCTAAAATTATGCATTAGATAAGTAAGTAATAAAGGCTCTTTGTACATTTCTCTAAAACTTGCTGAGACAGCATAATTAAATAAGGTCATGGTCGATGTTGCGGCAATTGATACAATTATTATTTGAAAAATAATATAAAGATCCATAACAGATATTTTGAAATAATAAAATTGATGTGTTTCACTTTTACCATTGATTAGTGAAATAGAAAAAACACATCAATTATTATTAAGTACTCGCAATTGGATCATTATCTTTCTGGTTTTCTTTTTCTCCTTCTTTATTTTCATTGGTTTTAGAAAAAGAAGAGTCTGAATATTTCTTATAACATCCAATGGCTAGTAA contains:
- a CDS encoding gliding motility-associated C-terminal domain-containing protein, producing the protein MILIHSLIDFKTIKKVLVYLFFIVPIYTISNDVNANTPGIICPEGEPSLLPDNFDLSGTAYTEKTSLNCTLKAVVPEPTITVQPAGTTICSGGNHTLSVTATNDTPGLMYQWFKSTDNIIFTAVSGATSATYITPALTQTTYYKVTVSTGGNELAITSVVAPVVVLPNILITKQPVLRTNICSGSTATLNVTAVGGSGNYSYQWKNSTVLAGPYTTISDANSASYTTPVLTQNTFYVVEISDTTQGCNPVTSNVSGVMIPGIIKQPITPATVCVGGTISLSATASANGGSATFTYQWQSSLDGTTAWTNISGGTGSSTANYTSGGLTGTTYYRAVITSSNPGCTLITDTVMATVIPDPTITMQPIGGDICEGGTFTMSSAAANGSGNFTYQWQKSLDGLTGWTNVTNGTGANTTSYTTGPVSMDTFYRLKAIDSGIGCGVANSNPAKVDIFESPIISTQPIDGKVCINQTNTFTVVASGNILPGSILYQWQTATVSSGPYLNVTDGTGGTTASYTTPTYATAGNRYFKVLISQSQAACSTISNLVTLNVSDRAVAPIGSVTQQPSCEYAYGTISISNPDLGTGYEYSIDGVNFQTSNIFTNLASGVKQVSVRELGLNTCISPNTEFTIFDRLCAVPEVFATISGNSGGTTGTHSILDSDLLSGVILNPADVTVTVNSISSYLTFNAVTNTISVLPGTPADYYTLNYTICENANASNCSAATEVIQVTTDGIDAITDIVPTILNGSIENLAVVNVLTNDKLVGIPATTSNVQISVVHPALPADPNVLLVPVLNTATGNVDVPAGTVTGMYEIEYKICELAAPGNCDTARIVMSVGVAHIDANDDVIENINGFLGRLNVINAIENDELNNVPISSATFNDITITQGSAALPLYSGANVPLFSTTTGNVSVPAETPAKTYFITYHICEKLNPANCSDASIAIVVDASPLVANDDIVNNINGFEGAGNVINVYANNDFFNGAIVNISLAGFITPKILSPAASINGGPIPELIVTTGRVNVPAGTPAGKYQIKYQLCENLNYGNCNDAIITINVIAPTITATDDLITAVNGYSGKTNLLIAYDNDLLNGGTLDLNTVTSTLISGPSAINGDPIPSFDTATGGVSVPPLTSAGEYKFVYKICEKLNPNNCDDAIITIVVVAAPIVAEDDVPFEALIGFTGNSNTINALGNDTLDGVVVNSSEVEINVLIPATSINGNPVPILNPLTGNVNVPAGTPAGSYSITYRLTEKLNLANNDTAVIIIDVIAAAIEANDDTVANINGYIATGNAINVLINDTLNGLSTNLNQVTVTVDAPAKSINGGLVPVLQPLTGIVRVPAGTPEGNYEIKYHICEKINPANCNDAIVFINVVGAPIDAVDDDISSIPVNGFAGSANVVNALTNDTLNGIAIILSQVTISNVIPASAINGGAIPVLDATNGYVSIPEGTTAGTYFITYRLNENMNLSNFDTATITIAVTAPNIIANNDSVVNINGCNGANDVINAITNDRLNSMDIPLIKIDITSVSTTTPANYVSGNPIPVLNVITGNVDVPVGTSGGTYTIHYKICEKLNLSNCSEADIVLNVSATIIDANNDLASNINGYTGAYNVINAVTNDQLNGVPVQALQIDIHLINTIVPATSTNGIVPVLDLSTGNVDIPAGTSGGTYTIQYEICEKLNPVNCSQAIIVVIVNAPQIKAEDDLISNVGGFPGAPEVVNALTSNDKYNGAFLSDINLVISTIVSPATSINGGVVPFFLPATGLVTIPQRTPAGTYQIKYAICDRLNPLNCDEATITVLVVVPPIVANDDFVDNINGNTGANNVLNAYDNDTLDGNPITILNSGGTLVSGPATINGAPVPLFNAVTGNVDVPAGTHAGEYFIVYKICGKLNPFNCDEAVIKIRVVPAPIDAVNDNASGINGFVGTTNAINVLDNDTLNGVLVIPAAVLISNVIPATAINGGAVPVLDAVTGIVNVPAGTTPGAYTITYMLREVSTLSNNDTATVTIVVAPLVIEANDDILANSNGYIATNNAIDVLANDTLNGVSASLSNITIRVDGVATPINNGPVPIFDPLTGKVHILAGTPAGNYEIKYHICENLNPVNCNDATVYIKIIGAPILAVDDTATNVNGYIGAGNVINAITNDLLNGATVQLTQININSINTATPTDYVAGNPVPVLNTETGSVDVSAETSAGTYTIHYNICEKLNPTNCSEANIIVVVNAAKIIANNDIDITVNGYIGNPNALNVLENDFFNDSSIEAKKAKVVAINSSQITIAILDPADPINGNPNIPVLDPATGIINVPPQTPAGLYTIQYRIAENLNPSNFDDATVFVTVTATAIEANNDTVLNINGFNGQANVVNAITNDNLNGLATLLSEITIGVVTPATPINAGPIPILDLVSGQVSVPAGTPSGTYTIRYSICENLNPINCSQAEIIVTVISGPIIANDDAATGINGLDGAVNVVNVLTNDLLENVAPTLSQVKITVLSPANPVSGAVVPVLNATTGLVSVPVGTSSGIYTIVYGICENLNAVNCDQAVIKISVSQPGIALVKQGVFSDTNGDGYAQPGELIRYSFRITNTGTIDLTNVTVTDPKVTIAGTPIATLAAGQFNTTNYTGTYIVTQADINAGFVVNQALVRAQPTVGTAIQDLSDSNDPTLIGNDDPTVTPVIQLKDLTLIKGGQLTGNGDAGSLINYSFTVRNSGNVPLSNVTITDPMLTTSSILVTPSTLAPGATGTATASYTVKASDVANGEVINTALAIGDDLQGKPVTAVSDSTDPTLAGDDDPTVIDLTVRPSIALVKTALFNDENKNGYAETGETVTYRFAVTNSGNVDLVNIVVKDPKPGITISEVPISLKQEESNTNAFVGNYVLTAADIDAGLVENQAEVTALSANGLTVKDLSDDNSISEDNPTILPLNACKVTIHNAFSPDGDGKNEIFKIDGIECYANAYVQIYDRWGVLVYDAYNYDNNAVAFRGISEGRATINKQKGLPDGTYFYVITYTTYMNEPVSKTGYLYLSGKN
- the ligD gene encoding DNA ligase D codes for the protein MSLSKYNKKRDFKQTQEPKGKVEKSLNKLIFVVQKHAASHLHYDFRLEMDGVLKSWAVPKGPSMDPDVKRLAMMVEDHPYSYKDFEGTIPAGNYGAGNVIVWDNGTYTPSEKTTSPEKTLLANLKKGRLSFVLNGEKLKGEFSLVKLNGKQENAWLLIKKNDKYVNDNDILRKDKSVISKRTLDQLGEKATEIIPDSKEEEKQTEKTAKKSGKAAEFIKPMLATITDKAFDDEDWIFENKYDGYRTIAVINPNDDVELYSRNEISFNTNFKPIAEELKKIDHAVVLDGEVVVEDEKSKASFQLLQNYLKTGFGNLKYYVFDLLSLDGNLVTNLSTLDRKELLKILFNKYNFSNIFYADHTIGDGIKQFELATKNTDEGIVAKKADSIYLSDKRSHDWLKIKTANQEEAIIIGITEPKNSRKHFGAILMAQYYGKRLQYIGKCGTGFTEQILEELYTKLQPFFITDSPLSEKTGLRDTIQWVKPKLVCQIKFSEWTDDKRLRHPVYLGLRIDKKPNEVFLPTNVKNPTELKEEEKMEDIKKNKTEDDYDLKVGKTVLHLTNQNKIYFPDDKITKGDVVQYYNEVADLMLPYLKNRPQSMNRFPNGIDGTSFYQKEVDIEKSPSWLKTKKIFSESNDADINYLICNNKETLLYMANLGCIEINPWNSTIQHLDNPDWLVIDIDPDNQDFTEVVKTALTVKEVMDELETECLCKTSGSTGLHVYIPLGAQYDYDSTKILAELIAKEVQSRLPDTTTLERSIKKRDRKIYIDYLQNRRAQTLAAPYSVRPKPGATVSTPLEWSEVNNKLHPSQFTINNVLNRFEKKGDLWTPVLQKGANVKKIIKKIEDRDRG
- a CDS encoding Ku protein, with amino-acid sequence MRSIWTGSISFGLINIPVKLFSAVQESNLDLDMLDSKDHSNITFKRFNESTGKEVTYGNIIKGYKIEDKYVILEDEDFQAADAVKTKTIDIQSFVAEKDIDSIYYEQPYFLEPDKGAMKAYALLRDALAESGKVGVTSFVLRNKESLAILKPYKNVIVLNRIRFEQEIRDPSELKLPPVAKTSAKEINMAEKLIDQLTERFDISSFKDEYTAKLLDIIKKKAKGKVTKKPAELKVVHKQSDDLMEMLKASLETKKKKSS